The Cryomorphaceae bacterium DNA window CATTGATTGCATTAAGTTGCTTAGTTCGCTGTTCACCATACCAGTGCGGTATAAAATCTCATCAATGTAAATGTCATCACCCCTTGTTGCGACTTTTACCAGCGCGGTCGGATCGTTAGAATACCCGAAGTCCAGGCCATAGCGGTGAGGATGATCCGGAAACGTGTCGATCTGGTGGAAGGTGGGAAAGATTAAACCTTCGATTGATCCTACTTCGCCTTCAATGTACACCCGCCTGTAGTTAGCATCTTTGGAGGCGCGCGCCAACATCGTTTTGATTATCTCTTCGTCCAGCTGTTCATTATCCTTATATGTAGAATGAATGTACTCCCACTGTTCAGAAAATTCATTGTTAGCCATTATTTCGGTATGCACCCAAAACTCTGATACAGGATTATAATCCAAGAAAACACGTTGTTTTGTCCTTGCAAGTAATTGAAACGCTATCTCATATTTAACATTATTACATTCATTAATGAACAATATATCACGTGCTGAACCCAGCGCCTTACCCGGATTGTCCGCCGCAAAGAACTCAATCATTGCGCCGTTCTGGAATACATAAGTCGATTCTGCTTTTTTCCAGCATGTATCAGTCCAAAGCCCGCATTCTTGCATAATGAACCGGAAGTCACGCATTGCACCACGCTTCAGGAACGGTACATTTTCAGCTACTACGCTGATAAGAATATTCTTGTTTTGTATTGCGGTAAGGATCAGTAATTGCAAGATTGAGAACGTTTTCCCGGAACGACCTCCCCCCTGAGAGATAACGATCTTAGCGCCCGGTTTAGAGTGCTTCTCAAAGTTGGTCGTTATCAATAGGTCTATGTTCATTTCTTAACTAAGTTAATAGTTACCTGTTG harbors:
- a CDS encoding PBSX family phage terminase large subunit — its product is MNIDLLITTNFEKHSKPGAKIVISQGGGRSGKTFSILQLLILTAIQNKNILISVVAENVPFLKRGAMRDFRFIMQECGLWTDTCWKKAESTYVFQNGAMIEFFAADNPGKALGSARDILFINECNNVKYEIAFQLLARTKQRVFLDYNPVSEFWVHTEIMANNEFSEQWEYIHSTYKDNEQLDEEIIKTMLARASKDANYRRVYIEGEVGSIEGLIFPTFHQIDTFPDHPHRYGLDFGYSNDPTALVKVATRGDDIYIDEILYRTGMVNSELSNLMQSMGVRKSYDEIIADSAEPKTIAELHRMGWNVKPAVKGADSIRAGIDKIKQYNIHVTKRSQNLIKELRNYSWVTDKDGKITNKPIDEYNHAIDAVRYERSIIIRKNHSVTHPARVRDDI